In the Streptobacillus ratti genome, one interval contains:
- the arcA gene encoding arginine deiminase, protein MVINVRSEINTLKKVLLHRPGKELLNLTPDTLERLLFDDVPFLKVAQAEHDRFAEILRENGVEVVYLEDLVAETLESSHELKVQFLKQFIEEGGVQLEVYKEALLNFFLSYTDTKEMVLKTMEGVNMSELEVPRKDLVSYLDDPTELILDPMPNLYFTRDPFASTQNGVILNRMYSVTRNRETIYAYYIFHYHPEYKGKVTFFYDRTNPFHIEGGDVLNINDKVLAIGISQRTEAAAIDLVAKTLLFDEANSHIDTILAFRIAESRAWMHLDTVFTQIDYDKFSVHPAILGPLEVFELRRDGNEVKVTPKEGKLEDILGEYMGTKVTLIPCGGGDRIAAEREQWNDGSNTLCIAPGKVIVYERNDVTNDLLRKHGINVIEMPSAELSRGRGGPRCMSMPLVREEN, encoded by the coding sequence ATGGTTATTAATGTAAGAAGTGAAATCAACACTTTAAAAAAAGTATTGTTACACAGACCTGGGAAAGAATTATTAAATTTAACACCAGACACACTAGAAAGATTATTGTTTGATGATGTACCTTTCTTAAAAGTTGCACAAGCAGAACATGACAGATTTGCTGAAATTTTAAGAGAAAATGGAGTTGAAGTTGTATACTTAGAAGATTTAGTTGCTGAAACTTTAGAAAGCTCTCATGAATTAAAAGTTCAATTCTTAAAACAATTCATCGAAGAAGGTGGAGTACAACTTGAAGTATATAAAGAAGCTTTATTAAACTTTTTCTTAAGCTATACAGACACTAAAGAAATGGTTCTTAAAACTATGGAAGGTGTAAATATGTCAGAACTTGAAGTTCCTAGAAAAGATTTAGTTAGTTATTTAGATGACCCAACTGAATTAATTTTAGATCCTATGCCTAACTTATACTTTACAAGAGATCCATTTGCATCAACACAAAATGGAGTAATCTTAAATAGAATGTATTCAGTAACTAGAAACAGAGAAACTATTTATGCTTACTATATCTTCCATTATCATCCAGAATATAAAGGAAAAGTTACTTTCTTCTATGACAGAACTAATCCTTTCCATATAGAAGGTGGAGACGTATTAAATATTAACGATAAAGTATTAGCTATAGGAATTTCTCAAAGAACAGAAGCAGCAGCTATAGATTTAGTAGCAAAAACTCTATTATTTGATGAAGCAAATTCTCATATAGATACAATACTTGCATTTAGAATTGCAGAAAGTAGAGCATGGATGCACTTAGATACAGTATTTACTCAAATAGATTATGATAAATTCAGTGTACACCCTGCAATCTTAGGACCATTAGAAGTATTTGAATTAAGAAGAGATGGAAATGAAGTTAAAGTTACTCCTAAAGAAGGAAAACTTGAAGATATCTTAGGAGAATACATGGGAACTAAAGTTACATTGATACCTTGTGGTGGTGGAGATAGAATAGCTGCTGAAAGAGAACAATGGAACGATGGATCAAATACTTTATGTATAGCTCCAGGTAAAGTTATAGTTTATGAAAGAAACGATGTAACTAATGACTTATTAAGAAAACATGGTATTAATGTTATTGAAATGCCAAGTGCGGAATTATCAAGAGGTCGTGGAGGACCTAGATGTATGTCTATGCCATTAGTAAGAGAAGAAAACTAA
- the arcC gene encoding carbamate kinase — protein MSKRLVIALGGNALGNNPKEQLKLVRGTAKAIVSMAKEGYEVIIGHGNGPQVGMINLAMDYAANGEVKTPYMPFAECGAMSQGYIGYHLQQAIREELKVQNINKEVATIVTQVLVDKEDKAFQNLTKPIGMFYSKEVAEEIKKEKGFTFVEDAGRGYRRVVASPNPVKIVELNVVKQLVEAGNIVITVGGGGIPVIETETGLKGVDAVIDKDKSSAKLAQDLNADMLVILTAVDRVCINFNKPNQQELSELTVEEALKYIEEGHFAKGSMLPKVEACLDFVKNSNGNALITSLENAAIALQGKTGTLIKK, from the coding sequence ATGAGTAAAAGATTAGTAATAGCATTAGGTGGAAATGCTTTAGGGAATAATCCAAAAGAACAATTAAAATTGGTTAGAGGAACAGCTAAAGCAATAGTATCAATGGCAAAAGAGGGTTATGAAGTAATAATAGGACATGGAAATGGTCCACAAGTTGGAATGATTAATTTAGCTATGGATTATGCAGCTAATGGTGAAGTGAAAACTCCATATATGCCATTTGCAGAATGTGGAGCAATGAGCCAAGGTTATATAGGTTATCATTTACAACAAGCAATAAGAGAAGAATTAAAAGTTCAAAATATAAATAAAGAAGTTGCAACAATAGTTACACAGGTTTTAGTTGATAAAGAAGATAAAGCATTTCAAAATTTAACTAAACCTATAGGAATGTTCTATAGCAAAGAAGTAGCAGAGGAAATAAAAAAAGAAAAAGGGTTTACTTTTGTTGAAGATGCCGGACGTGGTTATAGAAGAGTAGTTGCATCACCAAATCCTGTTAAGATTGTTGAATTAAATGTAGTTAAACAATTAGTTGAAGCTGGAAATATTGTTATCACTGTTGGTGGTGGAGGTATACCAGTAATAGAAACAGAAACAGGATTAAAAGGTGTAGATGCTGTTATAGACAAGGATAAATCAAGTGCTAAACTTGCTCAAGATCTTAATGCAGATATGTTAGTTATATTAACAGCAGTTGATAGAGTATGTATTAATTTTAACAAACCAAATCAACAAGAATTATCTGAATTAACTGTAGAAGAAGCATTGAAATATATAGAAGAAGGGCATTTTGCTAAAGGATCTATGTTGCCAAAAGTTGAAGCATGTTTAGATTTTGTTAAAAATTCAAATGGAAATGCTTTAATAACTTCACTTGAAAATGCAGCAATAGCACTACAAGGTAAAACAGGAACGTTAATTAAAAAATAA
- a CDS encoding YfcC family protein: protein MSEKKERKSLSAFTIIFILLILIALVTRVLPKLPEDVTAEMLNENISLATGVNGASIADVFMATFNGFKDAIDVAVFVLLLGGFLGIVTKTGALDAGVGALVKKLKGRELLLIPILMILFSIGGSTYGMAEESIAFYGLISATMVAAGFDTMVAASTVLLGAGVGVLGSTVNPFAIGVALDAAKSAGADPSNGTVVLLGIILWIATLIPAIMYVMSYARKIKADKGSIILSLQEQKAMNEHFGHVDFSNLEFNKKHKLTLGIFAFSFVIMILSLIVWAEYDIHIFEGWTSFLTGTPLGEWYFGELSMWFTFIGIVIGVVNGFSEKEIVDSFIYGAADILSVVLIIALSRGVSVLMSVTYLDKFILNLASQGLAGLSALIFAPASYVLYMVLSFFIPSTSGLASVSVPILAPLTKSLGFSVEVIIMIFSGACGLINLITPTSGVVMGGLAAAKVEYGTYFKWVFKLLVVIFIINIVILTGAMMFI from the coding sequence ATGAGTGAAAAAAAAGAACGTAAATCGTTATCGGCCTTTACAATAATATTCATTCTATTAATATTAATAGCTCTTGTAACAAGAGTATTACCTAAATTACCAGAAGATGTTACAGCTGAAATGTTAAATGAAAACATATCACTTGCAACAGGAGTAAACGGAGCATCAATAGCTGATGTATTTATGGCTACTTTTAATGGATTTAAAGACGCTATAGATGTTGCAGTATTCGTATTACTTCTTGGAGGATTTTTAGGTATAGTTACTAAAACTGGAGCATTAGACGCTGGAGTTGGAGCTTTAGTTAAAAAATTAAAAGGTAGAGAATTACTATTAATTCCTATATTAATGATACTATTTTCTATAGGTGGATCTACTTATGGTATGGCTGAAGAATCTATAGCATTCTATGGATTAATATCAGCAACTATGGTTGCAGCTGGATTTGACACTATGGTTGCAGCATCTACAGTATTACTTGGAGCTGGAGTTGGAGTATTAGGATCTACAGTTAATCCATTTGCTATAGGTGTGGCATTAGATGCGGCTAAAAGTGCAGGAGCTGACCCATCAAATGGTACAGTAGTATTATTAGGAATTATACTTTGGATTGCAACATTAATACCTGCTATAATGTATGTAATGAGCTATGCTAGAAAAATTAAAGCAGACAAGGGTTCTATTATCCTTTCTTTACAAGAACAAAAAGCAATGAATGAACATTTTGGTCATGTTGATTTTTCTAATTTAGAATTTAATAAAAAACATAAACTTACATTAGGTATATTCGCTTTCTCATTTGTTATCATGATTCTTTCATTAATAGTTTGGGCAGAATATGATATACATATATTTGAGGGATGGACTTCATTCTTAACAGGTACACCACTTGGAGAATGGTACTTTGGAGAATTATCAATGTGGTTTACTTTCATAGGTATTGTTATAGGAGTTGTAAATGGATTTAGTGAAAAAGAAATAGTAGATTCATTTATATACGGAGCAGCTGACATTTTATCAGTAGTATTAATAATAGCTCTATCAAGAGGAGTTTCTGTATTAATGTCAGTTACATATTTAGATAAATTTATATTAAACTTAGCATCACAAGGATTAGCTGGATTATCGGCATTAATATTTGCACCTGCATCATATGTGTTATACATGGTATTATCATTCTTTATACCATCTACATCAGGACTAGCTTCAGTGTCTGTTCCTATACTTGCACCATTAACTAAGAGTTTAGGATTTAGTGTTGAAGTAATAATTATGATATTCTCAGGAGCTTGTGGATTAATAAACTTAATCACACCAACTTCAGGAGTAGTTATGGGTGGACTTGCAGCAGCAAAAGTTGAATACGGAACATATTTCAAATGGGTATTCAAATTACTAGTAGTGATATTTATAATCAATATAGTAATATTAACCGGTGCAATGATGTTTATATAA
- a CDS encoding S6 family peptidase, with product MILSISVVERIVMDYKHRLLLILVLTGEIGISNLVRHDMNWEDYEDFAMNRGKYSIGRKDVKVYRKDGTESGTIDKPIPNFDGVVDTGNFALWGDYQILSGVHHVAPPKNFTFSKRHFRNDVELFEGYKNLKLDEKYEKFSESIEVAHRQQVEHDYALLRTDRVAFDAYVTEGVTKDQWDKIGVGDLVARVGRGLNRVAVDNGKEKDPDKMQHFAGGLNKITGRKDIGLGRDVQTSLEKTAKTSLDSGAKKGDSGSPLFWWDKEKNQWFIAGSLSRGDAVGGYGRKLYYLAHLSSYESLKENTTDKEISKDTEGDVKFENGVLKVDGEERKFKNKETISVNGNNTTKNQIFNKKGLEVKVEGNTNTYAARLEFKEDTTLKGSGTLETAGFVVHKNKTLTYEISSNTSSTKGETKKITVRKVGEGKLVIKSTGKNIEHLNLGGGETELQNNDGPVADNIRLAQGAKLTITKESQIKDSNVMFGHRGGTLNLNGTDLEFKDIYHMDKDAKIVNENGTENGSSDKTPKFQK from the coding sequence ATGATATTAAGTATTAGTGTGGTTGAAAGGATAGTTATGGACTATAAACACAGATTATTATTAATCCTTGTACTAACTGGTGAAATTGGGATTTCAAATTTAGTCAGACATGATATGAATTGGGAAGATTATGAAGATTTTGCAATGAATAGAGGTAAATATTCTATTGGTAGAAAAGATGTTAAGGTTTATAGAAAAGATGGGACAGAATCTGGTACAATAGATAAACCTATTCCCAATTTTGATGGTGTAGTTGACACAGGAAACTTTGCTTTATGGGGAGATTATCAAATTTTATCAGGAGTACATCATGTTGCTCCACCCAAAAACTTTACTTTTTCAAAAAGACATTTTAGAAATGATGTAGAACTTTTTGAGGGATATAAAAATTTAAAACTAGATGAAAAATATGAAAAATTTTCTGAAAGTATTGAGGTAGCCCATAGACAACAAGTTGAACATGATTATGCGTTATTAAGAACAGACAGAGTAGCCTTTGATGCTTATGTTACAGAGGGGGTAACTAAAGACCAATGGGATAAAATAGGAGTAGGAGATTTAGTAGCAAGAGTTGGTAGAGGATTAAATAGAGTAGCTGTTGATAATGGAAAAGAGAAGGATCCAGATAAAATGCAACATTTTGCCGGAGGATTAAATAAGATAACAGGTAGAAAAGATATAGGACTAGGTCGAGATGTACAAACATCTTTAGAAAAAACTGCTAAAACTTCTCTTGATTCAGGAGCTAAAAAAGGAGATAGTGGTTCTCCACTTTTTTGGTGGGACAAGGAAAAAAATCAGTGGTTTATAGCAGGAAGTCTTAGTAGAGGGGATGCAGTAGGAGGATATGGTAGAAAACTATATTATTTAGCTCATCTTTCTTCATATGAAAGTTTAAAAGAAAATACAACAGATAAAGAAATTTCAAAAGATACAGAAGGGGATGTAAAATTTGAAAATGGAGTTTTAAAAGTTGATGGTGAGGAAAGAAAATTTAAGAATAAAGAAACTATAAGTGTTAATGGAAATAATACTACTAAAAATCAAATATTTAATAAAAAAGGTTTAGAGGTTAAAGTAGAGGGAAATACAAATACTTATGCAGCAAGACTTGAATTTAAAGAAGATACAACTTTGAAAGGCAGTGGAACATTAGAAACTGCTGGTTTTGTCGTGCATAAAAATAAGACTTTAACATATGAAATATCATCTAATACTTCATCTACTAAAGGAGAAACTAAAAAGATAACTGTTAGAAAAGTAGGTGAGGGTAAATTAGTTATTAAAAGTACAGGTAAGAATATAGAACATTTAAATTTAGGTGGAGGAGAGACAGAACTTCAAAATAATGATGGACCTGTTGCTGATAATATTAGATTAGCACAAGGTGCAAAACTTACAATAACTAAAGAAAGTCAAATAAAAGATAGTAATGTAATGTTT
- a CDS encoding C69 family dipeptidase yields MKNILSLGLLIFSIQALACTGFIAGRDVTVDGSMIYARNEDLKGVNPKKFMVVDAKKYKSGEMFVNPDTGFKWPYPKNALRHSLIPDANPEYGIFGEAGINELGVSISATVSANANDEILKLDPYVKGGLTEPDIASLVLMQAKTARHAVEIIANIVEKAGAGEGNVIVFADKNEMWYMEIYTGHQYAAVKVPNDVYAVIPNAFYLGSYDFSNKDVIASKDIQKLPESNGLAKTVDDKFHLALTYREIHSKYNYDRIAMGQNLFCPLLPVEHNSEIAYELFRKPDKKISVKDVMNFLRYRYTGTEYDVDSVDNKGKIRAIGTDTNLEAHIFQIRENAPTVMWLAMGTVEHSVFIPYYEYITKTHKSYTEDANKFNRNSMYWAMKGLHILAREDRMRYGLGVKTYWDKVENEFITMLKEEDKIINSKKGLDKVKYANKLGLMKAESVKKNADKMFDELMYFKGNMTDMTIQGKNKNAKFEYKK; encoded by the coding sequence ATGAAAAATATATTAAGTTTAGGATTGTTAATTTTTTCTATACAAGCTTTAGCTTGTACTGGATTTATTGCAGGGCGTGATGTTACTGTTGATGGTTCAATGATTTATGCGAGAAATGAAGATCTTAAAGGTGTAAATCCTAAAAAATTTATGGTAGTTGATGCTAAAAAATATAAATCAGGGGAAATGTTTGTAAATCCAGATACAGGATTTAAATGGCCATATCCTAAAAACGCATTAAGACATAGTTTAATTCCTGATGCTAATCCTGAATATGGAATATTTGGAGAAGCTGGTATTAATGAATTAGGAGTAAGTATTTCTGCAACAGTTTCAGCAAATGCTAATGATGAAATTCTTAAATTAGATCCATATGTAAAGGGTGGATTAACAGAACCAGATATTGCATCACTTGTGTTAATGCAAGCTAAAACTGCAAGACATGCAGTAGAAATAATTGCAAATATAGTTGAAAAAGCAGGAGCTGGTGAGGGTAATGTTATAGTATTTGCAGATAAAAATGAAATGTGGTATATGGAAATTTATACTGGACATCAATACGCAGCTGTTAAAGTTCCTAATGATGTTTATGCAGTAATTCCAAATGCTTTTTATTTAGGAAGTTATGACTTTTCAAATAAAGATGTGATTGCTTCTAAAGATATACAAAAATTACCTGAAAGTAATGGATTAGCAAAAACAGTTGATGATAAATTCCATTTGGCTTTAACTTATAGGGAAATACATTCTAAATATAACTATGATAGAATAGCAATGGGACAAAATCTTTTCTGTCCATTATTGCCAGTAGAACATAATTCAGAAATAGCTTATGAACTTTTCAGAAAACCAGATAAAAAAATATCTGTTAAAGATGTAATGAATTTCTTGAGATATAGATATACAGGAACAGAATATGATGTAGACTCTGTTGATAATAAAGGAAAAATAAGAGCTATAGGTACTGATACTAACTTAGAAGCACATATATTCCAAATTAGAGAAAATGCACCTACAGTTATGTGGTTAGCTATGGGAACAGTAGAACATTCTGTGTTTATTCCATATTATGAATATATTACTAAAACACATAAGAGCTATACAGAAGATGCAAATAAATTTAATAGAAATTCTATGTATTGGGCAATGAAAGGACTTCATATACTTGCAAGAGAAGATAGAATGAGATATGGATTAGGTGTAAAAACTTATTGGGATAAAGTTGAAAATGAATTTATAACAATGTTAAAAGAAGAAGATAAAATTATAAACTCTAAAAAAGGTTTAGATAAAGTTAAATATGCTAACAAACTTGGATTGATGAAAGCTGAAAGTGTTAAAAAAAATGCTGATAAAATGTTTGATGAATTAATGTATTTTAAAGGTAATATGACAGATATGACAATTCAAGGTAAAAATAAGAATGCCAAATTCGAGTATAAAAAATAA
- the argF gene encoding ornithine carbamoyltransferase: MPKNLQGKHFLKLLDFSTEEVRYLIDLSKKFKELKLTRTPHRYLEGKNIVLLFEKTSTRTRCAFEVAGMDLGMGVTYLDPGSSQMGKKESIADTARVLGRMYDGIEYRGFSQQIVEDLAHYAGVPVWNGLTDMFHPTQMLADMLTIEEHFGHLKGLNFTFMGDARNNVANSLMVACAMLGLNFTACGPKELKPEAELIAKCEAIAKENGAKVRFTESVEEGCTDADVIYTDIWVSMGEPDSVWEERIKLLSPYQVNKKAMGYAKEEAIFLHCLPSFHDLKTTIGKEIHAKFGLPEMEVTDEVFESRQSKVFDEAENRMHTIKAVMFATLK; the protein is encoded by the coding sequence ATGCCAAAAAATTTACAAGGGAAACACTTTTTAAAATTATTAGATTTCAGTACAGAAGAAGTTAGATATTTAATAGATTTATCTAAAAAATTTAAAGAATTAAAATTAACTCGTACACCACATAGATATTTAGAAGGTAAAAATATAGTATTATTATTTGAAAAAACTTCTACAAGAACTAGATGTGCATTTGAAGTTGCAGGAATGGATTTAGGAATGGGAGTTACTTATCTTGATCCAGGATCTTCTCAAATGGGTAAAAAAGAAAGTATAGCAGATACAGCAAGAGTATTAGGAAGAATGTATGATGGTATTGAATATAGAGGATTTTCTCAACAAATAGTTGAAGATTTAGCTCATTATGCAGGAGTTCCTGTATGGAATGGTTTAACTGATATGTTCCATCCAACTCAAATGTTAGCAGATATGTTGACTATTGAAGAACACTTTGGACATTTAAAAGGATTAAATTTCACATTTATGGGAGATGCTAGAAACAATGTTGCAAACTCATTAATGGTAGCTTGTGCTATGCTTGGATTAAATTTCACAGCATGTGGACCAAAAGAATTAAAACCTGAAGCAGAATTAATTGCTAAATGTGAAGCTATAGCTAAAGAAAATGGAGCTAAAGTAAGATTTACAGAATCTGTTGAAGAAGGATGTACAGATGCTGATGTAATTTATACAGATATATGGGTATCTATGGGAGAACCAGATTCAGTTTGGGAAGAAAGAATAAAATTATTAAGCCCATACCAAGTTAATAAAAAAGCTATGGGATATGCTAAAGAAGAAGCTATATTCTTACATTGCTTACCTTCATTCCATGATTTAAAAACAACTATAGGTAAAGAAATTCATGCTAAATTTGGATTACCTGAAATGGAAGTTACAGATGAAGTGTTTGAAAGTAGACAATCTAAAGTATTTGATGAAGCAGAAAACAGAATGCACACAATTAAAGCAGTAATGTTTGCTACATTAAAATAG